Proteins encoded within one genomic window of Setaria italica strain Yugu1 chromosome IV, Setaria_italica_v2.0, whole genome shotgun sequence:
- the LOC101780271 gene encoding uncharacterized protein LOC101780271: MEVEKAKCECCGFTEECTPAYIAAVRAEYLGRWVCGLCAEAVGDEIRREAGTLTTAEALDRHVAFARAPRARPRKASASDDLVAAVARLLRRCLDSPPASPAAPAPPHGRKVAAGPGCPDGADA; this comes from the coding sequence ATGGAGGTGGAGAAGGCCAAGTGCGAGTGCTGCGGGTTCACGGAGGAGTGCACGCCGGCGTACATCGCGGCGGTGCGGGCGGAGTACCTGGGCCGCTGGGTCTGCGGCCTCTGCGCCGAGGCGGTGGGCGACGAGATCCGCCGCGAGGCCGGGACGCTCACCACCGCCGAGGCGCTGGACCGCCACGTCGCCTtcgcgcgcgcgccccgcgcccgGCCCAGGAAGGCCTCCGCCTCCGACGACCTCGTCGCGGCCGTGGCGCGGCTGCTCCGGCGCTGCCTCGACTCCCCGCCCGCgtcgcccgccgcgcccgcgccgccgcacggcCGGAAGGTGGCCGCGGGGCCCGGGTGCCCCGACGGAGCCGACGCCTGA
- the LOC101780667 gene encoding polyadenylate-binding protein-interacting protein 7 produces MSSLNKVVSNSGDTCSLLPSKATSLNPNAAEFVPSFIKPSLGSSTVPDVTKSDFRGSSGKTILDRSESSKSNNSDDEAHQFWRKQLPDDIIPDFSSFEKVEQGPEELSLAGLSLNAPPFYGTTSSRFSREHQELSSPATKGLELEHTNLLYEDNYLGSSNWEQNYIGDLRIANENQDLHYGSESAAGFSDSFASEYAAASDGVVDPLEYLASQFPGFSAESLAELYYANGCDFNHTIDILTQLEMQVDPTPNHAMNLTPRAPNFSTGDFPALPTAEDQNGFSKGNMDVLGIFNGRGSSTVSGGPGDFVSAVRKLASQNSSHWKFKKGPEYGNGVSSHSVPKQYSSSTKQSSGNKFQSVSGARVAPWLETGDAVANMYSESRGEARDYARVRNACFEQARQAYLVGNKALAKELSMKGQAYNAQMKAAHEKAREAIYRQRNPVSQRGGDGLIDLHGLHVSEAIHTLKVELAAMKSAARAAGERMQVMVCVGTGHHTKGSRTARLPIAVEQFLLDEGFHYSQPQPGLLRVMVY; encoded by the exons ATGAGTTCTCTGAATAAAGTTGTTTCAAATAGTGGAGACACGTGTTCACTGTTACCTAGTAAAGCCACATCATTAAATCCCAATGCAGCAGAATTCGTACCTTCGTTTATTAAACCATCTCTTGGAAGTAGCACAGTTCCAGATGTAACGAAGTCAGATTTTAGAGGGTCTTCTGGAAAAACAATCTTAGATAGGTCCGAGTCTTCAAAGTCTAACAACTCGGATGATGAGGCACACCAGTTTTGGCGCAAGCAGCTTCCAGATGACATTATTCCAGACTTCTCTTCTTTTGAGAAAGTTGAACAAGGGCCTGAAGAATTGTCCCTTGCTGGACTATCCTTGAATGCGCCACCCTTTTATGGGACAACTTCCAGCCGCTTCTCAAGAGAACATCAAGAGTTATCTTCTCCAGCTACCAAGGGCCTGGAACTGGAACATACTAATCTACTTTACGAAGACAATTATTTGGGGTCAAGCAACTGGGAGCAAAATTATATTGGTGATCTTCGCATTGCTAATGAGAATCAGGACCTTCATTATGGCTCTGAAAGCGCTGCAGGCTTTTCTGACAGTTTTGCTAGCGAGTATGCTGCTGCATCTGATGGCGTTGTTGACCCCTTGGAATACTTAGCATCACAGTTTCCTGGTTTTTCAGCAGAGAGCCTTGCAGAGCTATACTATGCAAATGGATGCGACTTCAACCACACCATTGATATTCTCACCCAGCTAGAG ATGCAAGTTGATCCTACCCCAAATCACGCAATGAATTTGACCCCCAGAGCACCGAACTTTAGCACAGGGGATTTCCCTGCTCTGCCAACAGCTGAAGACCAGAATGGTTTCAGTAAGGGGAACATGGATGTCCTTGGCATCTTCAATGGGCGTGGGTCGTCCACCGTATCAGGTGGACCAGGTGATTTTGTTTCAGCTGTTCGCAAACTTGCATCACAAAATTCTAGCCACTGGAAGTTTAAGAAAGGTCCTGAATACGGGAATGGTGTTTCGTCTCATTCTGTACCCAAGCAGTACAGTTCTAGCACCAAACAATCATCTGGGAACAAATTTCAAAGTGTTAGCGGTGCAAGAGTTGCTCCATGGCTTGAGACTGGTGATGCAGTGG CAAATATGTACTCCGAATCAAGGGGGGAAGCTCGTGATTATGCTAGGGTCAGAAATGCTTGCTTTGAGCAg GCTAGACAGGCTTACTTGGTTGGCAACAAAGCTCTGGCCAAGGAACTGAGCATGAAGGGTCAGGCGTACAATGCGCAAATGAAAGCAGCTCATGAGAAAGCCAGAGAAGCTATTTATCGACAAAG GAATCCTGTTTCGCAACGGGGAGGTGATGGTCTGATCGATTTACATGGACTGCATGTGAGCGAAGCAATCCACACCCTAAAGGTTGAGCTTGCTGCCATGAAAAGCGCAGCGAGGGCTGCGGGGGAGAGGATGCAGGTCATGGTATGCGTCGGGACAGGCCACCACACCAAGGGCTCACGCACCGCAAGGTTGCCCATTGCAGTGGAGCAGTTCCTCCTGGACGAAGGTTTCCATTATTCGCAGCCTCAACCAGGTCTTCTCCGCGTCATGGTGTACTAA
- the LOC101779057 gene encoding phosphopantothenoylcysteine decarboxylase, with protein sequence MATSEPVQESLMLDYPQPSKPRVLLAASGSVAAIKFESLCRSFSEWADVRAVATKSSLHFVDRSSLPSDIVLYTDDDEWSTWKKIGDEVLHIELRKWADILVIAPLSANTLAKIASGLCDNLLTCIVRAWDYSKPLFVAPAMNTLMWNNPFTERHLQTINQLGIILIPPVTKRLACGDYGNGAMAETSQIYTSVRLACKTQPHDSSSSVVIPVSNNQPSS encoded by the exons ATGGCTACATCAGAGCCAGTACAAGAAAGTTTGATGCTGGACTACCCACAACCTAGTAAGCCTCGGGTCCTTCTTGCTGCTTCAGGAAGTGTAGCTGCTATAAAATTTGAGAGCCTTTGTCGTAGTTTCTCTGAGTGGGCGGATGTCCGAGCCGTGGCCACCAAATCATCTTTGCACTTTGTTGATAGATCATCTCTACCTAGTGACATTGTCCTTTACACTGATGATGATGAATGGTCTACCTGGAAGAAGATAGGAGATGAAGTTTTACACATCGAGCTGCGGAAATGGGCTGATATATTGGTGATTGCACCATTATCAGCAAATACCCTGGCTAag ATTGCCAGTGGGCTATGTGACAACCTCTTGACATGCATAGTGAGAGCATGGGACTACAGCAAACCACTCTTTGTGGCCCCAGCTATGAACACATTAATGTGGAACAACCCATTCACAGAGCGTCATCTTCAGACGATCAACCAACTGGGCATAATCTTGATCCCCCCAGTTACCAAAAGGTTGGCTTGTGGCGATTACGGAAATGGTGCAATGGCTGAAACCTCGCAGATCTATACTTCTGTGAGGCTTGCATGCAAAACACAACCCCATGATTCAAGCAGTTCAGTTGTGATTCCTGTCAGTAACAATCAGCCGTCTAGCTGA